The genome window GACAAGCGTTGGACGCAGCAGCACCGCGACGACCAGCAGAATCACGCCCAACCGCAACGCGGCCAGGGTCCGCGAACGCCGCGTGGAAAGGGGCAAGCTGCGTTGGCTCCAGAACCATAGCACCAAGAGCAGCAGCGCCGCCAGCGCCACCGCCCAATATGCTACGACAGGAACCAACACCAACCGCGTCATCGCCACTCCTTGGGAACCTCGTAATTATAGGGGGCAATTGCGAAGTCGTGCGACGGCAACGTCGCGCCGCGGACAATTCCCTGGTCCACAATTACGACCGCCGCCACGAGTGCCACTTCTGCAGCCAGCCCTCGATGCGGGGCGACCGGCGTTCGCGCACGAATTTGCTGGTCAGCCGCTGAAACGCCGCGGCTTGCGCTGGGTCACAGAAATGAGTTTTTGCAATCGCCTTAAGTCCCAGCCCATTCGTCATGGCCAGGACCACGGGAGCAAGGAGGCCGCCGGCATTTGGCCCCACAGCCAAGGCGCCGAGAATGCGGTCGGTTCCGAATGCCGTTTCCATCTCGATGAAGCCTGGGGCTGCGCCGGTTGTGAGGCAGTCGTCGATCTCGCTCAATTCCGCGCGATGGACGTCAATTTCCCATGGTTCCTCGGCCGCCGCACTCGGCGAAAGCCAGACGCGCGCGATTTCAGGGTCGGTAAGCGTGCAGTGCGGCAACATGAGCCCCGTCGTCCGGCGATAACGTAACAGCATCGCATTGCACGCAGCGAGGCGCGCGAAGACTTCGGGATAGTCGGCGTGGTCAGAGCCGCAAACGCTACCAGCTGCAAAGATGGCCGGATTCGACGTCCGCAGCCAATCATCGACTTGGACGCCTTGATCTCCGCATTTGACGCCAGCCTTGTCCAGTCCCAGATCCACGGCGTTTGGTTTCCGTTCGCCAGCGACGAGGATTTCGTCGGCGATCAGTTTTAGTCGGTCGCCATTTCGGGCAACAATCACCACCTTGGCCGCGCCGGCGCGATCGACTTGCGTCGGTGTCCAACCCAGGCGCAGCGTGATGCCTTCGCGCTCGAACTGTCGCTGGACAATCGCCGCGGCTTCGGGGAGCTCGCCGGGAAGCAAGGTTTCGCGGGCATCAACCAGATGCACTTCGGCGCCGAGTCGCCGAAATGCCTGAGCAAATTCGCAGCCCGCGGCACCGGCGCCGAGGACGATCAAGCGACGTGGCAACGCATCGAGTTCGTAGACCGCGGCTTCGGTGAGATAGCCTTGCGTTTCCAATCCCGGTAACTCCGGCGGCGCCATTCGGCTGCCGATGGCGATCACCGCGCGTCGAAAACGGAGTGTCTGGTCGCCGACCTGAAGTTGATCGGGACCCACAAACTGCGCATTGCCAAAAAACAGGTCGATCTGGGGATTTAGCGCATCCATCATGCGCTGAATCGCCGCGGCCCGCGACGCACGGACCTTCGCCATGATTTCAGCGAACGGAGTTGCAATGGTGCATCGCGCTTGATGCGACCTGAGCGCGGCCTGCAGAAGGGCGCGGCGTGGAATCTGTCCGGAAAAAATGCGCCGGCCGCCGAGTTGTTCGCGTTCGACGATCGCGGCCTTGCCGCCGAGCTTGACCGCTTCCAATGCGGCGGCGATGCCCGCCGTGCCCCCGCCAATGGCCACGAGATTGTATCGCGAAATGGGCTCAGGGCTTTTCCGGCCCGTTGGCCAAGGCTCGGTATCGATCGCGGTACTCGGTTCCATTGTCGGCGGCGGTTCCACTTGCATCCTCGATCGACGGCGAGAAACTGACTACCGACGCGAACCCAACCGCCTGGAGGCGCGTCGACATCGTGTGACTGTACGCCTTGAGCCGAAGACTGACTAGGCTCCGTTTGATAAACAGCATTCGGGTGCCACTGGCGGCTTGTCCGCCAGTGAGTTGCGGCGTCAACTCCAGCACTGGCGGACGAGCCGCCAGTGGCACCCAGTCGCAGCTTTTCCAGGAATGACCATGAGCGATCCCTCTCCCAGCCAATTGAGCTCGTGCTATGCGGTGATTTTCTCGTCGCAGCGCACTGTTGTGGACGCCGCCGGTTATGCCACGATGGCGGGCGAAATGGACCGTCTCGCAAGGTTGCAGCCCGGGTTCCTGGGCATCGAAAGCACTCGCGGCGCCGATGGCTTCGGAATCACGATCTCCTATTGGGATTCCGAGGCAGCGATCCGTAACTGGGGCCGACATGTCGAGCATCTAGTCGCACAAGACTTGGGCCGAGAAAAGTGGTATGCCACGTATCGTTTGCGAGTCGCCAAAATCGAGCGCGAGCGCCAATTTAAGGCGAGTGCCTCGCAATGAACATGAGTCGACGTAGTTCGCCCATTTCACCCGACTTACCCGTGCGAAATGCGGCGTTGTCTCAATTCACGTCGACAAACTATGATGCTGACGTCTTGATAGTGTCGTTTCGCGTGCGCCAACCGGACAAGGACGTCGGTGTTGAAGGAATCGCTCGTAACTGGTGAAGCCGGCCCGACTTGGCAAGCGTGCCGCTGGGGCGTCGTATTGCTCTGCCTGACGTTGGTCCCAGGCGTGGCATTCGTCGGCCAGGGCATTGGCCGCTGGCTGCGCGTCCAAACCGCCAGCCGCTGGAACACGCGGATGGAGTTCGAAGCAAATAGCTCGGAGGAACCGCCGGCGAAGGGTCTGGTCGACGCGCCAGCCGTTTCCATGGAGCCGCCGCCGGCGATCGCTCCCGCCGAAAGTGCTGCGATGTACGCCGGCGGTCGACAAGAGACTGCGCCCGACGATCATGGCACGAGTCTGGGTGTGATTCCTGTTTCGCATTCCGTCGAGGAAACAGCGAACCATCATCAGCCGGAAAGCCCAACGACGGCCGCTGTCGATCGATTCACCGATCTCGAACAAATACTTCGCGAGCGAGGCGCGATTTCGTATGCCTTGGAATCGGACCGCCGCAGCCGTTTAGCGTACCGGTTCGTCTGTGTGATGCCGCCGGAGCGCGCCGGGGAAGCGGAACGCACCGTGGAGGCCTCGGGCAGCACTGCCTTGGAGGCCATCCAGCGCGTCGTGCGGCAACTGGGCCCGCACCCGAGCGCCGCGCGCTAAGCCCTTGTCGGGGCAGTGCTTTCGCCCTAGTCTGTGAGGCATCAGTCCGGGGTTTCCTGGTGGCCAAGCATAACCCTCGACGGGTGTCCGCGATGCGGGATGGGTTGCGAATTTCGTCTCCCTGGGGAAAGTCGTGCCCTGCGCTGCGCTATCGCCACCCTCTGAATGTGGGGGCGAACACGGTTCGCCGGCGAATTCCGGTGGCCATTCCGCGCCAGGAAATTGCCAAAACAGAGCCAAAAACACGTGTTTTGGGACCAGCCGCCCGAGCTGAAGCGATGGCCCGTTTGGAGGCCGTGCTGTTCGTCGCCGGCGAACCATTCAATGGCAGGAAATTGGCCCAGTTCGCGGGCTTGGCGGACGGTACCTCAGCGCGTACATTGATTCGCCAACTGAACCAGTTTTACGATCGGCAAGGGGCGGCTTTCCGCGTTGCAGACGTGGCGGGCGGTTTTCAATTGCTGACTCGACCAAAGTTCAGCAAGTGGCTACGCCGATTGTTTCCTACGCCCGTCGAGATGCGACTTTCCGGACCGGCGATGGAAACGCTCGCCGTCGTGGCATACCGGCAGCCGGTGCTGCGGGCCGAGATCGAAGCAATCCGCGGCGTGCAGTGCGGTGAAATGCTGCGGCAGTTGTTGGAGCGGGATTTGGTTCGCATTAGCGGCCGCGCCGAAGAGTTGGGGCGGCCGTTTGTTTACGCAACGACGAGAAGATTTTTGCAGCTATTCGGCCTGCGGCATCTGGATGACCTGCCTCGCGCCGAGTTTCTGCGAACGCCGTCGACTTCGCCACGCACTGCGGCGGGGGAGACGACCGAGCGGAATCACGAGTCAAAACCACATGTGGACGCGAACGAGGAGTCTGAAGTGACTATCGCAGACATTGAGCAATGGGAGAGTGCGGACGGAGGCGCGGACGCTGCGCCGCGACTGTTGGATCGCGACTGGCTGGCCGACGCAATGGACGCCCGGACCTCCGAGCCGCGCGCGGAAGACGACGATGACGACTTGGAAGATGAGGATGACGACGACCTGGACGATGATGACGACGACGACGACGACGATGACGTCGACGACGAAGAGGAAGAGGATGAATGGGAAGAGGTGGACGACGAGGACGATGAAGAAGATGACGACGAAGAGGATGACGAAGACGACGACGACTGGGAAGATGACGACGAGGACGATGACGATTGGGACGACGACGAAGACGACGACGAGGAAGTTGAAGAAGAAGCCGGGGACGCGGAGTAGTCGTCCGGAAGTTGGTTGCTTGAACTCAGCATGATCTTCAGCGGGAACTCGGCGATCGCGTCGGGTTCCCGCTTTTTTTTGCGCGCAACATTGCGATCCAAGCCCAGGGAAGGCCCTCGGAGACGTATCGATTGCCATCGGCTTCGGTGGCCTTCCCTGGGTTTAGGGCGCGCGGATCGCCGCTCAACTTAGTAGCGAGCGCTATGGCTCGCGGCTATACTGCCCGACGCTGCACTTCGCGAACCCGTCGATCAGGAAAACTCGCCATGTCCCTTTCACGACGAGCATTTCTCCAAGCTGCACAGGCCTCGGCCGTCACCCTCGGACTTGGCGCCGGCTTTCGCCCCACGTTCGCGGCGGAACCTGCCAGGCCACGGCTGAAGAAGGCCGTCAAGTTCGGCATGGTGCAGACCGACGGGTCGATCGAAGACAAGTTCGCGCTGCTCAAGGAGCTCGGCTTCGAAGGCGTGGAACTCGATAGCCCCAGCGACGTCGATCGCGACGCCGCGGTGGCCGCGCGCGACAAGACCGGCATCGACATTCACGGCGTGGTCGATTCGATCCACTGGAACGTGCGGCTCTCCGATCCGGATCCGGCCGTCCGCGCGAAAGGACTTGAGGGCCTCCAGACAGCCATCGAAGATTGCCATTTCTACGGCGGCACGACGGCGCTCCTCGTGCCTGGCAAGGTCGCCGATTCCGCCCATGAGAACTTCGACCAGGTCTGGGAGCGCAGCACGGCGGAGGTGCGCAAGGCGCTGCCGCTCGCCGAAGCGAAAAACGTCAAGATCGCCATCGAAGTCGTTTGGAACGATTTTCTCACCACGCCCGAGCAACTGGTGAAGTACGTCGACCAGTTCGACTCGCCCTTCGTCGGCGCGTACTACGATTGCAGCAACATGCTGAAGTACGGCGTCTCATCCGCGGATTGGATCCGCGCCCTCGGCAAGCGCATGCTCAAGTTCGACTTCAAAGGCTACAGCCACGACAAAAAGTGGGTGGCCATCGGCGCAGGGGACGAGAATTGGCCCGAGGTGCTGAAAGCCCTCGACGAAGTCGGCTACGAAGGCTGGGCCACAGCCGAAGTCGGCGGCGGGGGGCGCGACGTGCTGCAGGATATCGCGGAGCGGATGAACCGGGTGCTAGGGTTGGGGTAAAGCATAGCAAGATTGCCGAATATGGACATGTTCTAGAATCGCGCCTTCAAATGCGCTCTGCGACGCCTTCGCATGACATTGCGAAAAGAGTCACTGGAATGGTCTATCGATTTTGTCCGTGACTATTCTGACGGAGATCGCTTTCCAAGAGTGCTGGAAATTGACGCAGACTCCGATGATCGCGACGACTTTATTGAATCGATTCAGAAAACGGACCTCAGCTCACAACCACTTGGAAGCGATCGCCGATTCATTGTGCCGAAGGACGACCTGTCTTCTGTAACCGTTGACGCACCGCCATTACGGCGCGGCGGTTTGCGTGGGTGCGACGGCGGCGGCTGGTGGCGTTTTGTCGTACTTGATCGCGCGAGGCGTGGATGTTTTGAGGCCCCAGAGGTCAGGCAGGAGTGGGCGGATGGCGGCGGTGTCGGTGGGAAGCATCACTGGTAGTTGGCGGAGCACGTCCGCGAGGTAAGCATTCACATCGAGGTGATCGAGCCGCGCGGATTGTACGACGGAATACAACGTCGCCGCGTTCTGGCCGCCGCGCAGGCTGCCAAAGAACAGATAACTCTTGCGGCCGATCGTCACCGGCCGCAGCGAGCGTTCCAAGTGGTCCGCGAGTTGGCTGCGGCCGTCGTCGAAGAACCGCGTGAGTGCGGCGCGGCGGTTCAAGGCGTAGCCGATCGCCTCGGCCAGCTTCGTTCGACCACGCCCAACAGCCGTGCCGATTCGGGGGCGGTTACGTTACGTTGAAGTGGTATCGTTCCAGTGGCCTGGCCACGAACCGCCCCAGCGAACACGAGATCGTGGCGCAGGTTATCCTACCGTTGATGATCGCATTGGGTTGGTCGGAACAGCTGCTTGCCGTTGAATGGCACAAGATCGATCTGGCCGTATTCCGGGGTACGCCGACAGACGCGGAGCATTGCGAACTCGTCTGCGAGGCCAAGGCGATCGGGCCATCACTTTGAGCCTTCCCTGGGCTTATTGAGCGTGGCCTGGCATCAGTTGCGCGCGCCAAGCCGTGTGCGATAGCGTGCGGCGGCGGTCGCGGGCGTGCTAACTCGGCACAGGTTGATTTTTTCTGACGAATGACGCATGATTGTCCGCTGGCTACCCGAATTGGAGATGGACGCATGACCGCCGCAGAGCATTCCTCACCAAGTCCGTTCACGGATCAGCAGCAGCAGAAGATGCGGAAAGACGATATTTTCTGCAGCGAATCCGTGCTGGGCGTGGTGTTGAGCGTGGTGGTGATCGGCGTCGTGATGATGACGGTAACTGTGCTGTTGGTGTGGCGGTAAATCCTGTTCTGGATGGTCCGTTAGCGCTTCGCAAAACGAAGTAATACGTCGAGCAGGATAACTCGGCACGTGAATAGCTGCTCTGAGGCGGACGATGAGCGCTGCACACACTCACCTCGCAGAGGATGCGCCCGGTTCTGAGCCGGACCGGCGAAGCTTTCTGGCCACGACGTCTTCGGTGGCGATGACGGTCGGACTGGCCGCGAGCTACGGCACGTTCTTTGCAATCGCCGGGCGATTCATGTATCCGGCCGGGCCCGACGTCATGGGCTGGATGTACGTGGCCACGATCGACTCCATGAAGAGCGGCGATGCGCTGACATACTTTGCGCCGAGCGGCGCGAAGGTGGTGATCGCGCGGCAAGGCGACAAGGGAACGATCGACGATTTCATCGCGCTGTCGAGCACCTGCCCTCACTTGGGCTGCCAGGTGCATTGGGAAGCAGTGAACGATCGGTTTTTCTGCCCTTGCCATAACGGAACATTCGATCCGCAAGGCAAACCGACCGGCGGCCCGCCCAAGGATGCGAACCAGTCGTTGCCGCACTATTCCCTGCGGATCGAGAACGGGCTGCTGTTTATCGAAGTGCCGGTGGACCGGGTGGTGTAGTGGGAGGAGTAAATGAGTAACGGAGGGATTGAAAGCGGCGGTTGGCTTTTTTGACACGCGATTGTTTCTCGGAAGATTCTTTTCTCCTCTACTCCTTTTCTCCTCGACTTCTCCCTCATGGGCTTCCTCACCGACTGGATCAGCGAGCGGATTCCAATCTCCGGGGATCAGCTGCGCGAGTTCACCAATGAGCCGGTGCCGAATCATTTGAAACGGTGGTGGTTCTGCCTGGGAGGAACGCCGGCGTATTGCTTTGTCGTGCAGATCGTGACCGGGATTCTGCTGGCGTTCTACTACTCGCCTTCGCCGCAAACGGCCTACGAGTCGATTCACTATATCACTGACGAGGCCGCCTACGGCTGGTACCTGCGCAGCCTGCACAAGTGGGGCGCGACGTTCATGATCGCGGCGGTGATTTTGCACCAGATGCGCGTGTATTTCACGGCCGCATATCGCCGCCCACGCGAGTTGAACTGGGTGATCGGCATGTGCCTGTTGATGTGTACCCTGCTGGTGGGTTTCACGGGCTACAGCCTGGTCTTCGAGCAACTGAGTTACTGGGGCGCGACGGTCGGGGCGAATATCGCCGACACGGTGCCGGTCGTGGGAAACTTTGGCAAGCAGATGTTGCTGGGCGGCAATACCTACAACGAGCGGACGCTGTCGCGGTTCTTTATCCTGCACGCGGCGGTGTTGCCGGCCACCATGGTGCTCTTGCTGATCGTGCACATCACGTTCATTCGCTTGCAGGGCGTGACGGAATTGCATTTCGAGGACGAGCCCGCGGAGAAGCAAGGGGGTTTCTTCAACTTCTTCCCGGATCATCTCTATACCGAGATCATCATGGGCTTGGTGCTGATGCTGATGCTCAGCGCCTTGGCTACCATCCTGCCGGCCACCATGGGCGACAAGGCGGACCCGCTATCCACGCCAGAGGTGATCAAGCCGGAGTGGTTTTTCTACGTCGCGTTCCGTTGGTTGAAATGGTTTCCCGGCACGTTCGCAGTGCTGAGCACCGGGTTCATCGTGACGTCGATGTTCATCTGGCCGTGGGTCGATAAATTCCTCCAGAAACGCGGCTGGCAGGACGCTAGCGTGTACTTGGGCATCGTCGCGGTGTGTTTGCTGGTCGGAATCACGGTGTATGAGGCGGCGGTGCCGCATTGAATAGTGAACGGGAACCGCCGATTCCTTCGTCATTTCAGCATTCAGATTTCGGCCTTCGACATTCCGCACGCGTCGACTTCCAAGCGTTCGCACCACATTCCCTCGCTCGCAACAGAACAACATGACTCTCACCGCCAAAAAGTGGATCATCGCCGTGCTCGGCGCGGCGTTTTTGGTTTCCTTGATCTTCGTGCAATGGATGGAAGTCGAGCGGAAGCGCGAGGAGATTGGGGCGGTGGCGCCGCATAT of Planctomycetia bacterium contains these proteins:
- a CDS encoding transposase, which gives rise to MGTAVGRGRTKLAEAIGYALNRRAALTRFFDDGRSQLADHLERSLRPVTIGRKSYLFFGSLRGGQNAATLYSVVQSARLDHLDVNAYLADVLRQLPVMLPTDTAAIRPLLPDLWGLKTSTPRAIKYDKTPPAAAVAPTQTAAP
- a CDS encoding ubiquinol-cytochrome c reductase iron-sulfur subunit; protein product: MSAAHTHLAEDAPGSEPDRRSFLATTSSVAMTVGLAASYGTFFAIAGRFMYPAGPDVMGWMYVATIDSMKSGDALTYFAPSGAKVVIARQGDKGTIDDFIALSSTCPHLGCQVHWEAVNDRFFCPCHNGTFDPQGKPTGGPPKDANQSLPHYSLRIENGLLFIEVPVDRVV
- a CDS encoding sugar phosphate isomerase/epimerase family protein, with translation MSLSRRAFLQAAQASAVTLGLGAGFRPTFAAEPARPRLKKAVKFGMVQTDGSIEDKFALLKELGFEGVELDSPSDVDRDAAVAARDKTGIDIHGVVDSIHWNVRLSDPDPAVRAKGLEGLQTAIEDCHFYGGTTALLVPGKVADSAHENFDQVWERSTAEVRKALPLAEAKNVKIAIEVVWNDFLTTPEQLVKYVDQFDSPFVGAYYDCSNMLKYGVSSADWIRALGKRMLKFDFKGYSHDKKWVAIGAGDENWPEVLKALDEVGYEGWATAEVGGGGRDVLQDIAERMNRVLGLG
- a CDS encoding FAD-dependent oxidoreductase, whose translation is MAIGGGTAGIAAALEAVKLGGKAAIVEREQLGGRRIFSGQIPRRALLQAALRSHQARCTIATPFAEIMAKVRASRAAAIQRMMDALNPQIDLFFGNAQFVGPDQLQVGDQTLRFRRAVIAIGSRMAPPELPGLETQGYLTEAAVYELDALPRRLIVLGAGAAGCEFAQAFRRLGAEVHLVDARETLLPGELPEAAAIVQRQFEREGITLRLGWTPTQVDRAGAAKVVIVARNGDRLKLIADEILVAGERKPNAVDLGLDKAGVKCGDQGVQVDDWLRTSNPAIFAAGSVCGSDHADYPEVFARLAACNAMLLRYRRTTGLMLPHCTLTDPEIARVWLSPSAAAEEPWEIDVHRAELSEIDDCLTTGAAPGFIEMETAFGTDRILGALAVGPNAGGLLAPVVLAMTNGLGLKAIAKTHFCDPAQAAAFQRLTSKFVRERRSPRIEGWLQKWHSWRRS
- a CDS encoding antibiotic biosynthesis monooxygenase, with protein sequence MSDPSPSQLSSCYAVIFSSQRTVVDAAGYATMAGEMDRLARLQPGFLGIESTRGADGFGITISYWDSEAAIRNWGRHVEHLVAQDLGREKWYATYRLRVAKIERERQFKASASQ
- a CDS encoding cytochrome bc complex cytochrome b subunit, whose protein sequence is MGFLTDWISERIPISGDQLREFTNEPVPNHLKRWWFCLGGTPAYCFVVQIVTGILLAFYYSPSPQTAYESIHYITDEAAYGWYLRSLHKWGATFMIAAVILHQMRVYFTAAYRRPRELNWVIGMCLLMCTLLVGFTGYSLVFEQLSYWGATVGANIADTVPVVGNFGKQMLLGGNTYNERTLSRFFILHAAVLPATMVLLLIVHITFIRLQGVTELHFEDEPAEKQGGFFNFFPDHLYTEIIMGLVLMLMLSALATILPATMGDKADPLSTPEVIKPEWFFYVAFRWLKWFPGTFAVLSTGFIVTSMFIWPWVDKFLQKRGWQDASVYLGIVAVCLLVGITVYEAAVPH
- the scpB gene encoding SMC-Scp complex subunit ScpB; this translates as MARLEAVLFVAGEPFNGRKLAQFAGLADGTSARTLIRQLNQFYDRQGAAFRVADVAGGFQLLTRPKFSKWLRRLFPTPVEMRLSGPAMETLAVVAYRQPVLRAEIEAIRGVQCGEMLRQLLERDLVRISGRAEELGRPFVYATTRRFLQLFGLRHLDDLPRAEFLRTPSTSPRTAAGETTERNHESKPHVDANEESEVTIADIEQWESADGGADAAPRLLDRDWLADAMDARTSEPRAEDDDDDLEDEDDDDLDDDDDDDDDDDVDDEEEEDEWEEVDDEDDEEDDDEEDDEDDDDWEDDDEDDDDWDDDEDDDEEVEEEAGDAE